One stretch of Tribolium castaneum strain GA2 chromosome 5, icTriCast1.1, whole genome shotgun sequence DNA includes these proteins:
- the LOC135266369 gene encoding uncharacterized protein LOC135266369, with protein sequence MASVGFRWLDILEKEFDKAFVDLDLAIGELDSEEPDVVFNVRQKLCSLSSCFAQLTHKAQTIFQNSAKIEAELIHMRAELVESKAKREVLEQELHNLLLQLHSSQLSQLPDSLGNRKQDPNFKPDVNNIKKKLEAELRQSPIRNIRLNKESDELKFSPSLMETAQCRAENEQLQVENAALRKSILALNSEVYGAKLAAKYLDKELAGRIQQLQLLGREMRGDVRDKLWRQLESEILLQRHKTVVRACRRNSILNNSEKTCPKPDIDPINERTEHFGDIRTVVVKRSPSQGLGISITGGREHGVPILISELEPNGPAALSEQLYIGDAILSVNDRDLRQACHREAVDILQQQSGDCTLQVQYIAADDSDTSLEEDGYNFRFFDGEVCDPNNHSSLNPSNSLDMLNTPTAPRTPESSSAASRIVSRDSIPNSPTIPKVQKLIVLEETEDFDANIFNYNLNTNGNLETYKPTTTKDIKIADDLNCNTTPSTDTVETTDLVLIDNATNNVIKLEDFKKVDIIDDENFNCSTNSLNSENFSSPMQTSADVFLDSELLSTDVASNDSQSPKNIQAELSATKPTFTYQEPQFCSKPQIYTSNESLSNPKSDQSLLNSAESCGSSPVHKSSNRDYKKVQRKHKKKYFGVKTLQSIFNKHDGYSDISSTASELGDEIIEPKDNKTEMKEKEPSYKCGKVYTETSPQFEENIHNILTDIFVKNFSTESNVASISLSKPIGTKKYFSLHGQNLRVGKALRLCPNEDYSEQVENEQRKEKLLARYVYNANSINADGVGDPDFGTPV encoded by the exons ATGGCTAGTGTCGGGTTTAGGTGGTTGGATATCTTAGAAAAAGAATTCGATAAGGCTTTCGTAGACTTAGACTTGGCAATAG GTGAACTCGATTCAGAAGAGCCTGATGTTGTCTTCAACGTCCGCCAAAAACTGTGCAGCCTTAGCTCATGTTTTGCACAACTGACACACAAGGCACAgaccatttttcaaaacagcGCCAAGATAGAG GCCGAACTAATCCACATGAGGGCCGAATTGGTGGAATCGAAAGCTAAGAGGGAAGTTTTAGAGCAAGAACTGCACAATTTGTTGCTCCAGTTGCACTCGTCGCAGCTTTCGCAACTGCCCGACAGTCTCGGTAATCGCAAACAAGACCCAAACTTCAAACCCGACGTAAATAACATCAAGAAAAAACTAGAAGCCGAGCTCCGACAGAGTCCCATACGTAACATTAGGC TAAACAAAGAATCGGACGAACTCAAATTCAGCCCTTCGCTGATGGAAACGGCACAATGTCGGGCAGAGAACGAACAACTCCAGGTGGAAAACGCGGCGTTAAGAAAATCCATCCTGGCATTGAACAGCGAGGTTTACGGCGCAAAGCTCGCCGCGAAATATTTAGACAAGGAATTAGCGGGGAGAATACAGCAATTACAACTCTTAG GGAGAGAAATGCGAGGAGATGTTCGTGATAAATTGTGGCGTCAACTGGAATCTGAAATTCTACTTCAGAGACACAAAACGGTAGTGCGAGCGTGTAGGAGAAATAgcattttgaataattccgaaaagACCTGCCCCAAGCCCGACATCGATCCGATCAACGAACGCACGGAGCATTTCGGGGATATAAGGACCGTAGTGGTGAAGCGGAGCCCCAGCCAGGGACTGGGAATTAGTATAACG GGCGGGAGAGAGCACGGGGTGCCGATTTTGATCTCGGAGCTGGAGCCCAACGGGCCCGCGGCCTTATCAGAGCAGCTCTACATAGGAGACGCGATCTTATCAGTGAACGACCGCGACTTGCGACAAGCCTGCCACCGAGAGGCTGTAGATATCCTCCAGCAACAATCGGGCGACTGCACGTTACAAGTGCAATATATCGCCGCGGATGACAGCGACACTTCGCTCGAAGAGGACGGTTACAATTTCCG GTTTTTCGACGGAGAAGTGTGCGACCCGAACAATCACTCTAGTTTAAACCCTTCAAACTCTCTAGACATGTTAAATACCCCCACAGCACCTAGAACTCCCGAATCAAGTTCGGCGGCAAGCCG GATAGTTTCAAGAGATAGCATCCCCAACAGCCCCACAATCCCCAAAGTGCAAAAACTGATAGTTTTGGAAGAAACCGAAGACTTCGACGCCAACATCTTCAACTACAACCTCAACACCAACGGCAACCTGGAGACCTACAAACCCACCACAACCAAAGACATCAAAATCGCCGACGACCTGAACTGCAACACCACTCCAAGCACCGACACGGTCGAAACCACGGACTTGGTCCTCATCGACAACGCCACGAACAACGTCATCAAGCTCGAAGACTTCAAAAAAGTCGACATAATCGACGACGAGAACTTTAACTGTTCAACGAACTCCCTCAACTCGGAGAACTTCTCCTCGCCGATGCAGACAAGCGCGGATGTTTTTCTCGATTCGGAGTTGTTATCGACTGACGTAGCTTCAAACGACTCGCAATCGCCCAAAAACATCCAAGCGGAGCTGAGTGCCACAAAGCCCACTTTCACGTACCAGGAACCGCAGTTCTGTTCCAAACCCCAGATTTACACCTCGAACGAGTCGCTGTCGAACCCCAAGAGCGACCAAAGCCTCCTCAACTCGGCTGAGAGCTGCGGCAGCTCGCCGGTGCACAAAAGCAGCAATCGGGACTACAAGAAGGTGCAGAGGAAGCACAAGAAGAAGTACTTTGGGGTGAAGACGCTACAgagcatttttaataaacacgaCGGCTATTCGGACATTTCGAGCACGGCGTCGGAGCTCGGGGACGAAATAATTGAACCAAAAGACAATAAAACCGAAATGAAGGAGAAGGAACCGAGCTACAAGTGTGGCAAGGTTTACACTGAGACTAGCCCGCAGTTCGAGGAGAACATTCACAACATTTTGACGGACATTTTCGTGAAAAACTTTAGTACCGAAAGCAACGTCGCGAGCATTTCTCTGAGTAAACCGATCGGGACGAAGAAATATTTCAGCTTGCACGGCCAGAATTTGCGCGTGGGCAAAGCGCTGAGGCTTTGCCCCAACGAGGATTATTCCGAACAAGTGGAGAACGAGCAGAGGAAGGAGAAACTTTTAGCGAGATATGTCTACAATGCGAATTCAATAAACGCGGACGGTGTAGGGGACCCTGACTTTGGAACGCCTGTTTAG
- the LOC135266368 gene encoding zinc finger and SCAN domain-containing protein 2-like isoform X1: MEEVEYDLNRICRACKNESSDMRSVFDGCELLPECPRIDEMLMACTSVQVKTEDKLPKLICATCTEQLKGAYIFKQQCQETDVSLREYVKNFKSDDDVKTEVEATGGTGEVLENLADELSEDDPLKDLTTSQRSDFIEFIEDNQMILTCRECRKSFTRLEGLRSHKRIHLGTLFKCRFCGKGYTRQTHVYRHELSHGKHKLHVCRICNKTLTRMEHLKRHLTTHLKEKPFSCKSCNRGFNRSDHLEVHAVRCKGERVHICDICNRGFSREDSLEVHKRLHENQKPALPTLENIDNIEEHYYEIDYDPNMDYSAGSDVDDYLEPHVEVTENLDEDRIKEVESLQNEDNRESGESEEQMDIKDMLESQIALEINENDINIDEDKKIISRALDNDEYVPDDDVGHDVADNDSDSVDSEYLPTKVTSKRRRGRARKNTGYKSTGRPRGRPPGIKRERKDTANDEEGEFPCPSCNEIFPRMSLLDKHAKTHEAAKIHTCKVCNKEFSRFNHLKRHMTSHSVVRPFSCEICGKRFSRRDHLQQHVRLHDKKQEYKCDVCLKMFNRADQLAKHKVSKHELGEKIQMMGEKKFECHVCLKTFTTEKYRDVHVKGHMGEKRFQCKTCEKAFLSKSHLTEHMKFHNEHSKKFLCSECGQRFIRNDYLVIHMRRHRGEKPFKCKFCGKGFPRTTDLTVHERYHTGEKTHLCTICGRGFGRAYNLTVHMRTHTGEKPYRCTYCEAAFAQGNDLKAHVRRHTGERFQCELCTESFLMGYLLTQHKRSVHGLNVVSNIRRLHPINKIKQDADEPPPITIPLPKPVVPEILITNIQAHLTQIQHHQIARE, encoded by the exons ATGGAGGAAGTCGAATACGACCTTAATCGTATTTGTCGCGCGTGCAAAAACGAGTCCTCGGACATGAGATCGGTGTTTGATGGATGCGAATTGTTGCCCGAATGTCCCCGTATTGACGAGATGCTAATGGCTTGTACCTCGGTGCAG GTGAAAACCGAGGATAAACTCCCCAAATTGATCTGCGCCACTTGCACCGAACAACTTAAAGGGGCCTATATTTTCAAGCAACAATGCCAGGAGACCGACGTCAGTCTCAGGGAGTACGTCAAGAATTTCAAATCGGACGACGATGTCAAGACGGAAGTGGAGGCCACGGGCGGCACTGGCGAAG TTTTGGAGAATTTGGCCGACGAGCTGTCGGAAGACGACCCTTTGAAAGACCTCACCACAAGCCAACGCTCCGACTTCATCGAATTCATAGAAGACAACCAAATGATTCTGACTTGTCGCGAATGTCGCAAAAGCTTCACTCGACTCGAAGGTTTGCGAAGCCACAAGCGTATCCACTTGGGTACGTTATTCAAATGTCGTTTTTGCGGTAAAGGTTACACAAGACAAACTCACGTCTACCGACACGAATTATCTCACGGCAAACACAAACTCCACGTTTGTCGAATATGCAACAAGACTCTGACGAGAATGGAGCACTTGAAACGTCACTTAACGACACATTTAAAGGAAAAACCGTTCTCGTGTAAATCGTGCAATAGAGGATTTAACAGATCGGATCATCTCGAAGTGCACGCTGTGAGGTGCAAGGGAGAGAGGGTACACATTTGTGACATTTGCAATCGAGGATTTTCGCGAGAGGATAGTCTTGAAGTGCACAAGAGGCTGCACGAGAATCAAAAACCAGCACTGCCAACTTTAGAGAACATAGATAATATCGAGGAACATTACTACGAGATTGATTACGATCCTAACATGGATTACTCGGCCGGGTCTGATGTTGATGACTATTTGGAGCCGCATGTGGAAGTTACCGAAAATTTGGATGAGGACAGGATCAAGGAAGTGGAAAGTTTGCAAAACGAGGACAATAGGGAATCGGGGGAGTCGGAAGAGCAAATGGATATTAAAGACATGTTGGAATCTCAGATCGCTCTTGAAATCAACGAAAATGATATCAATATCgacgaagataaaaaaattattagcagGGCGTTGGACAATGACGAGTATGTGCCTGATGACGATGTTGGGCATGACG TTGCAGACAATGACTCCGACAGTGTGGATTCTGAATACCTCCCCACTAAAGTAACGTCTAAAAGACGTCGCGGTCGCGCCCGAAAGAACACCGGTTACAAGAGTACAGGTCGGCCCAGAGGCCGACCTCCAGGTATCAAGCGCGAACGTAAAGACACCGCAAACGACGAGGAAGGCGAATTTCCGTGTCCCAGCTGTAACGAAATCTTCCCTCGTATGAGTCTCTTAGACAAACATGCAAAAACGCACGAAGCCGCCAAAATCCACACTTGCAAAGTCTGCAACAAGGAGTTCTCGAGGTTCAATCATCTGAAACGGCATATGACGTCGCATTCGGTCGTCCGACCCTTCTCGTGCGAGATTTGCGGAAAGCGGTTTTCCCGAAGGGACCACCTGCAGCAACACGTGAGATTGCACGACAAGAAGCAGGAATACAAGTGCGATGTTTGCTTGAAGATGTTCAATAGGGCCGATCAGTTGGCCAAACACAAAGTCTCGAAGCACGAACTGGGCGAAAAG ATACAGATGATGGGCGAGAAGAAATTCGAGTGTCACGTGTGTTTAAAAACCTTCACGACTGAAAAATACCGCGACGTGCACGTGAAAGGCCACATGGGCGAGAAGCGTTTCCAATGCAAGACGTGCGAGAAGGCTTTCCTGTCCAAGTCCCACCTAACCGAGCACATGAAATTCCACAACGAACATTCAAAGAAGTTCCTTTGCTCGGAATGTGGCCAGAGGTTCATCAGGAACGATTATCTCGTCATTCACATGAGGCGACATCGGGGCGAGAAACCCTTCAAATGCAAGTTCTGCGGCAAGGGTTTTCCCCGAACCACCGACTTGACAGTGCACGAACGTTACCACACGGGCGAAAAGACCCATCTGTGTACGATATGTGGGCGTGGATTCGGAAG GGCGTACAATTTGACGGTTCATATGAGGACGCATACGGGCGAAAAACCGTACAGGTGCACGTATTGCGAGGCGGCGTTTGCTCAAGGAAACGATCTCAAAGCGCACGTGAGGAGGCATACGGGAGAGCGGTTTCAGTGCGAGTTGTGCACGGAGAGTTTCCTTATGGGGTATTTGCTCACACAACACAAGAGGAGTGTTCACG GTTTGAACGTAGTCAGTAACATAAGACGACTTCACCCCATAAACAAGATAAAACAGGACGCGGACGAGCCGCCTCCGATCACAATTCCATTGCCTAAACCGGTAGTACCTGAAATCCTGATTACCAATATCCAAGCCCACTTGACTCAAATCCAGCATCATCAGATCGCTAGAGAATAA
- the LOC658940 gene encoding Golgi integral membrane protein 4 has translation MTTSRIVRGTKARIFLYICGVLIITGIIACYNNTLYQLEDAKQANEICHQQEENLSTQLQMISDYKQRLEKSLKTEKAEHQKVKSELENKLNEEKTKNEKGTNEANVRFNSLQQHFNLLQTQYEDLQAKLKEVEQELKDVKSSKEGLKTKYLEVQSKNERLETSTQDLEKQLQENVKESTNKINHLTKVNHELQRDLTDLKSKCPTYESIQPPQVAPNAAPDSSPSSQNFSRQVQINANEYQIKPDENNPKEKKEVIQSPPNQNFIKTPTKSTTSSSLRVSQGSLNGARPLLIPTVTPKTKNVPLPYVKKLPDGVVPIPEKREIEKKTEDEEKNELPDETVNNRYRNKISDIAMKEDAKRIEEADKENGAHEVFDQHVGGAYDNFGFGELNEHIKNAEKQSFNKQHIDKLAIEGNKVYENEENHPMEENEPEDDDPEYPDHLGRMKDAVERN, from the exons ATGACCACCTCACGAATAGTACGTGGCACTAAGGCCCGGATCTTCCTGTACATATGTGGCGTCTTAATAATAACCGGAATCATTGCGTGTTACAATAACACCTTGTATCAGCTCGAAGATGCAAAGCAGGCAAACGAAATCTGCCACCAGCAGGAAGAGAACTTGTCGACGCAGCTTCAAA TGATTTCAGATTATAAACAGCGGCTGGAAAAGTCATTAAAGACTGAGAAAGCCGAACATCAAAAAGTTAAAAGTGAGTTAGAGAATAAACTCAATGAAGAGAAAACCAAGAATGAGAAAGGGACGAATGAAGCGAACGTGAGGTTTAATTCGTTGCAACAACACTTCAACTTGTTGCAAACACAATATGAGGACTTGCAAGCGAAGCTGAAGGAGGTTGAACAGGAGTTGAAGGACGTTAAATCTTCAAAGGAGGGTTTAAAG acGAAATATTTGGAAGTGCAAAGCAAAAATGAACGCTTAGAGACTTCTACTCAAGATTTAGAAAAGCAACTGCaagaaaatgtgaaagaaagtaccaataaaattaatcatttgACAAAGGTCAACCACGAGCTGCAGAGGGATTTGACTGACTTGAAG AGCAAATGTCCAACGTACGAGTCTATCCAGCCTCCACAGGTGGCCCCCAACGCCGCCCCCGACTCCTCGCCGAGTTCTCAGAATTTCAGTCGCCAGGTTCAAATCAACGCTAACgaatatcaaataaaacctgACGAAAACAATCCAAAGGAAAAGAAGGAAGTAATCCAAAGCCCCCCGAACCAGAACTTTATAAAAACGCCTACAAAATCGACGACTTCGTCGAGTTTGAGAGTCTCTCAGGGGAGTCTGAATGGGGCGAGGCCTCTGCTTATTCCCACTGTGACACCAAAGACCAAAAACGTGCCTCTGCCATACGTGAAGAAACTGCCAGATGGGGTCGTGCCGATTCCCGAAAAGCGTGAAATTGAGAAGAAGACTGAAGATGAAGAGAAGAATGAGTTGCCCGATGAGACTGTAAATAATCGgtacagaaataaaataagtgaTATAGCGATGAAGGAAGATGCGAAGAGGATTGAAGAGGCGGATAAGGAGAATGGGGCCCATGAGGTGTTTGATCAGCATGTGGGAGGGGCGTATGACAATTTTGGGTTCGGGGAGTTGAACGAACATATTAAAAATGCAGAGAAACAGAGTTTTAATAAACAACATATTGACAAATTAGCGATTGAAGGTAACAAAGTTTACGAAAATGAGGAAAATCATCCGATGGAGGAAAACGAACCGGAAGACG atgatCCTGAATATCCCGATCATTTAGGGCGAATGAAAGACGCGGTGGAAAGGAATTAA
- the LOC658870 gene encoding uncharacterized protein LOC658870 translates to MWTFFALNLFAWCCIVDAVPTQNDIVKSFETAVQQQDLQSILMSIEERLRNLDNIYSMHLSPTLEEKLEQYQRKLEAIDTKIIRLETLVMLNLDKISENISTKNFKDDIAKTNLLKKVDAVYESLSHRMSYVERKFENSVNKIQSKLDTTLTRLERMEDGFTRRNEDIDLELSDAIAAIDDLKISFKAAEEGIVNNTNENFEISLKEHMLLMKSFNDKSNTAIQTLYENVTRDFDRLEQRIQMGSQAINETDRFLKSLKLELKRELNEYAVKVAEMNSENWKTGGILRNKQESLETVINSTKTEVQNGIRTLMILIGKISPKDNSPQSDQGQIEKLKNEIDSNFKKVFSAQDLFMDNCYRLQMDESQIESKISDILEKLIETFDKKTTIEIKDLQNVEKLIKNHDAHISRNLYQAGTNIVTTYEKMTKEHRQFSSDLKQVSDHLSALSALIRDTLADENRSLSSKNVSLLLNEMETKITSLNKQGDLLSNSTREIKEIVEKLRHKNSTGVIDEYFRNMSGIIKGMEAKVNSAYLYYYYNRSKIDAINQNLSRQLQEVIDVITNKTERNLTETKDERIRRIIDDIFGAKPEANETQETSPNLSKVTDTIGANETLEIAPNNCTSNDLDLIDMRSVFGCENAKLQDIPYINYHTTPPPGSDEYEETENYQQV, encoded by the exons ATGTGGACGTTTTTCGCGCTTAATCTCTTCGCGTGGTGTTGTATTGTTGATGCAGTGCCGACACAGAACGACATTGTCAAGAGCTTTGAGACGGCGGTGCAGCAGCAG GACCTTCAATCGATACTGATGTCGATTGAGGAACGATTGAGAAACTTGGACAACATCTACTCAATGCATTTGTCACCAACTCTCGAGGAGAAATTAGAACAATACCAAAGAAAACTCGAAGCAATCGACACGAAAATAATCCGATTGGAGACGTTAGTCATGCTGAATTTAGATAAAATATCGGAAAATATCAGCACGAAGAATTTTAAAGACGATATCGCCAAAACAAACCTACTGAAAAAAGTCGACGCTGTTTATGAGAGTCTCAGTCACAGGATGAGCTACGTTGagagaaaatttgaaaatagtgtaaataaaatacag AGTAAATTAGACACGACGTTAACACGTCTCGAACGAATGGAGGACGGTTTCACTCGCAGGAACGAAGACATCGACTTGGAGCTCTCCGACGCCATCGCCGCCATCGACGACCTAAAAATCAGCTTCAAGGCGGCAGAAGAAGGCATCGTCAACAACACCAACGAAAACTTTGAA ATTTCGCTCAAAGAGCACATGTTACTAATGAAAAGCTTCAACGACAAGTCCAACACGGCAATACAAACTTTGTACGAAAACGTGACAAGGGACTTTGACAGGTTAGAACAGAGGATCCAAATGGGATCGCAGGCCATTAACGAAACGGatcgatttttaaaaagcCTCAAGCTCGAACTGAAACGCGAACTTAATGAATACGCCGTTaaa gtaGCCGAAATGAATTCAGAAAACTGGAAAACCGGGGGTATTTTACGAAACAAGCAGGAATCGCTAGAAACCGTAATAAATTCTACAAAAACGGAAGTACAAAACGGGATAAGGACCCTCATGATTCTTATCGGAAAAATTTCGCCGAAAGATAATAGTCCTCAATCAG ATCAAGGCCAAATCGAGAAACTCAAAAACGAGATAGATTccaatttcaaaaaagttttctCCGCTCAAGATTTATTCATGGACAATTGTTATCGGCTGCAAATGGACGAGTCTCAAATCGAATCGAAGATCAGCGACATTTTAGAGAAACTGATCGagacttttgataaaaa AACAACTATCGAAATAAAAGACTTGCAAAATGTGGAGAAACTCATTAAAAACCACGATGCTCACATTTCGCGAAATTTATATCAAGCTGGGACCAATATCGTAACAACTTATGAGAAAATGACCAAAGAGCATCGTCAATTCTCATCGGATTTAAAACAGGTCAGCGACCACCTCAGTGCCCTTTCCGCGCTAATCCGGGACACTCTCGCTGATGAAAACCGTTCTTTATCGTCGAAGAACGTCTCC CTATTACTGAACGAAATGGAAACGAAAATTACGTCTCTCAATAAACAAGGCGATCTCCTCTCGAATTCCACCCGAGAAATAAAGGAGATAGTCGAAAAGCTCCGTCATAAAAATTCCACTGGAGTCATCGATgaatattttagaaatatgTCGGGGATAATTAAAGGGATGGAAGCTAAAGTAAACAGCGCCTatctttattattactacaaCAGGAGCAAAATTGATGCGATTAATCAGAACCTAAGCCGGCAACTGCAAGAAGTAATTGACGTCATTACGAATAAAACCGAGAGGAATTTAACCGAAACTAAAGACGAAAGAATCAGGAGAATCATCGACGATATTTTCGGAGCGAAACCCGAGGCGAATGAAACACAAGAAACCTCTCCAAATTTGAGTAAAGTAACTGATACGATCGGGGCCAATGAAACACTAGAAATTGCCCCAAATAATTGCACATCAAACGATTTAGACCTCATCGACATGCGGAGCGTATTTGGTTGCGAAAACGCTAAACTTCAAGACATCCCATATATAAATTATCATACAACACCGCCACCTGGAAGTGACGAATACGAAGAGACCGAGAACTATCAACAAGTTTGA
- the LOC135266368 gene encoding zinc finger and SCAN domain-containing protein 2-like isoform X2, which translates to MEEVEYDLNRICRACKNESSDMRSVFDGCELLPECPRIDEMLMACTSVQVKTEDKLPKLICATCTEQLKGAYIFKQQCQETDVSLREYVKNFKSDDDVKTEVEATGGTGEVLENLADELSEDDPLKDLTTSQRSDFIEFIEDNQMILTCRECRKSFTRLEGLRSHKRIHLGTLFKCRFCGKGYTRQTHVYRHELSHGKHKLHVCRICNKTLTRMEHLKRHLTTHLKEKPFSCKSCNRGFNRSDHLEVHAVRCKGERVHICDICNRGFSREDSLEVHKRLHENQKPALPTLENIDNIEEHYYEIDYDPNMDYSAGSDVDDYLEPHVEVTENLDEDRIKEVESLQNEDNRESGESEEQMDIKDMLESQIALEINENDINIDEDKKIISRALDNDEYVPDDDVGHDVADNDSDSVDSEYLPTKVTSKRRRGRARKNTGYKSTGRPRGRPPGIKRERKDTANDEEGEFPCPSCNEIFPRMSLLDKHAKTHEAAKIHTCKVCNKEFSRFNHLKRHMTSHSVVRPFSCEICGKRFSRRDHLQQHVRLHDKKQEYKCDVCLKMFNRADQLAKHKVSKHELGEKMMGEKKFECHVCLKTFTTEKYRDVHVKGHMGEKRFQCKTCEKAFLSKSHLTEHMKFHNEHSKKFLCSECGQRFIRNDYLVIHMRRHRGEKPFKCKFCGKGFPRTTDLTVHERYHTGEKTHLCTICGRGFGRAYNLTVHMRTHTGEKPYRCTYCEAAFAQGNDLKAHVRRHTGERFQCELCTESFLMGYLLTQHKRSVHGLNVVSNIRRLHPINKIKQDADEPPPITIPLPKPVVPEILITNIQAHLTQIQHHQIARE; encoded by the exons ATGGAGGAAGTCGAATACGACCTTAATCGTATTTGTCGCGCGTGCAAAAACGAGTCCTCGGACATGAGATCGGTGTTTGATGGATGCGAATTGTTGCCCGAATGTCCCCGTATTGACGAGATGCTAATGGCTTGTACCTCGGTGCAG GTGAAAACCGAGGATAAACTCCCCAAATTGATCTGCGCCACTTGCACCGAACAACTTAAAGGGGCCTATATTTTCAAGCAACAATGCCAGGAGACCGACGTCAGTCTCAGGGAGTACGTCAAGAATTTCAAATCGGACGACGATGTCAAGACGGAAGTGGAGGCCACGGGCGGCACTGGCGAAG TTTTGGAGAATTTGGCCGACGAGCTGTCGGAAGACGACCCTTTGAAAGACCTCACCACAAGCCAACGCTCCGACTTCATCGAATTCATAGAAGACAACCAAATGATTCTGACTTGTCGCGAATGTCGCAAAAGCTTCACTCGACTCGAAGGTTTGCGAAGCCACAAGCGTATCCACTTGGGTACGTTATTCAAATGTCGTTTTTGCGGTAAAGGTTACACAAGACAAACTCACGTCTACCGACACGAATTATCTCACGGCAAACACAAACTCCACGTTTGTCGAATATGCAACAAGACTCTGACGAGAATGGAGCACTTGAAACGTCACTTAACGACACATTTAAAGGAAAAACCGTTCTCGTGTAAATCGTGCAATAGAGGATTTAACAGATCGGATCATCTCGAAGTGCACGCTGTGAGGTGCAAGGGAGAGAGGGTACACATTTGTGACATTTGCAATCGAGGATTTTCGCGAGAGGATAGTCTTGAAGTGCACAAGAGGCTGCACGAGAATCAAAAACCAGCACTGCCAACTTTAGAGAACATAGATAATATCGAGGAACATTACTACGAGATTGATTACGATCCTAACATGGATTACTCGGCCGGGTCTGATGTTGATGACTATTTGGAGCCGCATGTGGAAGTTACCGAAAATTTGGATGAGGACAGGATCAAGGAAGTGGAAAGTTTGCAAAACGAGGACAATAGGGAATCGGGGGAGTCGGAAGAGCAAATGGATATTAAAGACATGTTGGAATCTCAGATCGCTCTTGAAATCAACGAAAATGATATCAATATCgacgaagataaaaaaattattagcagGGCGTTGGACAATGACGAGTATGTGCCTGATGACGATGTTGGGCATGACG TTGCAGACAATGACTCCGACAGTGTGGATTCTGAATACCTCCCCACTAAAGTAACGTCTAAAAGACGTCGCGGTCGCGCCCGAAAGAACACCGGTTACAAGAGTACAGGTCGGCCCAGAGGCCGACCTCCAGGTATCAAGCGCGAACGTAAAGACACCGCAAACGACGAGGAAGGCGAATTTCCGTGTCCCAGCTGTAACGAAATCTTCCCTCGTATGAGTCTCTTAGACAAACATGCAAAAACGCACGAAGCCGCCAAAATCCACACTTGCAAAGTCTGCAACAAGGAGTTCTCGAGGTTCAATCATCTGAAACGGCATATGACGTCGCATTCGGTCGTCCGACCCTTCTCGTGCGAGATTTGCGGAAAGCGGTTTTCCCGAAGGGACCACCTGCAGCAACACGTGAGATTGCACGACAAGAAGCAGGAATACAAGTGCGATGTTTGCTTGAAGATGTTCAATAGGGCCGATCAGTTGGCCAAACACAAAGTCTCGAAGCACGAACTGGGCGAAAAG ATGATGGGCGAGAAGAAATTCGAGTGTCACGTGTGTTTAAAAACCTTCACGACTGAAAAATACCGCGACGTGCACGTGAAAGGCCACATGGGCGAGAAGCGTTTCCAATGCAAGACGTGCGAGAAGGCTTTCCTGTCCAAGTCCCACCTAACCGAGCACATGAAATTCCACAACGAACATTCAAAGAAGTTCCTTTGCTCGGAATGTGGCCAGAGGTTCATCAGGAACGATTATCTCGTCATTCACATGAGGCGACATCGGGGCGAGAAACCCTTCAAATGCAAGTTCTGCGGCAAGGGTTTTCCCCGAACCACCGACTTGACAGTGCACGAACGTTACCACACGGGCGAAAAGACCCATCTGTGTACGATATGTGGGCGTGGATTCGGAAG GGCGTACAATTTGACGGTTCATATGAGGACGCATACGGGCGAAAAACCGTACAGGTGCACGTATTGCGAGGCGGCGTTTGCTCAAGGAAACGATCTCAAAGCGCACGTGAGGAGGCATACGGGAGAGCGGTTTCAGTGCGAGTTGTGCACGGAGAGTTTCCTTATGGGGTATTTGCTCACACAACACAAGAGGAGTGTTCACG GTTTGAACGTAGTCAGTAACATAAGACGACTTCACCCCATAAACAAGATAAAACAGGACGCGGACGAGCCGCCTCCGATCACAATTCCATTGCCTAAACCGGTAGTACCTGAAATCCTGATTACCAATATCCAAGCCCACTTGACTCAAATCCAGCATCATCAGATCGCTAGAGAATAA